A window from Leishmania mexicana MHOM/GT/2001/U1103 complete genome, chromosome 33 encodes these proteins:
- a CDS encoding putative deoxyhypusine synthase yields the protein MANIAESAVLVSSASSAEAVAKLTQVQGPTSGFDKAEHIIDSYSTMGFQATNYGLARSIAQRMIQRQPPSKVYQIKDGEYVLVPPDVGEDGRTLPQEHVYPSLFMGVTANLMGTGCREAVRFLVQEGVVHRSPEASADAAADGTEDQLMFARLKKEYVETYGGPPHPDEEVPRAHSFLCAIVVSGGGVEHDLRRACTAYTLHHYASEAQGHVSSSASSDAAAPFEGLKQSAEKPLGTRAAAGTAKAARFGNVEYPRQGSPGSALFDRLMRIFVQRLCARQAQLRAAAMAKPIPDKYDDVCSWSVTPSEVWTLCGLWLVDMLAEALGAVPSCTSHLTSDSAVGTAASVAANGKGQEAYRDARIPRTASYRAEALARARTTVVYWAALQQVSLFSPSFVDGDITSYLLPTPAPAARPAHRKRGSVADENAGNSKELKRSQKAPSSSATAATAVVDKPPVVERLQVDLVRDVYSINKLAMLSKKTGMLICGGGVVKHHVCNANLMRNGADFTIILNNGQEFDGSDAGAKPEEALSWGKVRMEGEFVKVYGEVSTYLPLLLAEVFVPAVRQRRATDDAQPRKKRYSRGPYPSQDVSGHSRPCAGE from the coding sequence ATGGCGAATATTGCGGAGTCTGCCGTACTTgtgtcctccgcctcctcggcggaggcggtcgcCAAGCTGACGCAAGTTCAAGGCCCCACGTCGGGCTTCGACAAGGCTGAACACATCATCGATTCGTACTCGACGATGGGATTCCAGGCGACAAACTACGGCCTCGCCCGCTCCATTGCCCAACGCATGATCCAAAGACAGCCCCCTTCGAAGGTGTATCAGATAAAGGACGGCGAGTACGTGTTGGTGCCGCCCGATGTCGGCGAGGACGGGAGGACGTTGCCGCAAGAGCATGTCTACCCGAGCCTGTTCATGGGTGTAACTGCCAACCTCATGGGCACTGGCTGCCGTGAGGCGGTTCGGTTTCTTGTGCAGGAGGGTGTTGTCCATCGCTCGCCCGAAGCGTCTGCTGACGCGGCAGCAGACGGGACAGAGGACCAGCTAATGTTTGCACGACTCAAGAAGGAGTACGTCGAGACGTACGGTGGCCCTCCACACccggacgaggaggtgccTCGCGCTCACAGCTTCCTGTGCGCCATCGTCgtgagcggcggtggtgtggagcacgacctgcgccgcgcctgcACCGCTTACACACTGCACCACTACGCCAGCGAAGCACAAGGTCatgtgagcagcagcgcctcctccgacgccgcagcgccgtttGAAGGCCTAAAACAGAGTGCGGAAAAGCCTCTCGGCACTCGCGCGGCGGCCGGCacagcgaaggcggcgcgctTCGGCAACGTCGAGTACCCACGGCAGGGCAGCCCCGGCTCTGCGCTATTCGACCGCCTCATGCGTATATTTGTTCAGCGCCTCTGTGCCCGCCAGGCAcagctgcgcgcggctgcgatGGCGAAGCCGATTCCTGACAAGTACGACGATGTGTGTAGCTGGTCCGTCACTCCCAGCGAGGTGTGGACGCTGTGCGGGTTGTGGCTGGTCGACATGctcgcggaggcgctggggGCTGTGCCGAGTTGCACGTCTCACTTGACCAGCGATTCTGCGGTTGGCACTGCAGCATCCGTCGCCGCGAATGGGAAGGGGCAGGAAGCATATCGAGATGCCCGCATTCCTAGAACGGCATCCTATCGTGCGGAAGCGCTCGCCAGGGCACGCACAACTGTCGTCTACTGGGCCGCCCTGCAGCAAGTCTCTCTGTTCAGCCCCTCCTTCGTCGACGGCGACATCACGAGCTACCTGTTGCCCACGCCTGCCCCGGCTGCCCGTCCTGCGCACCGAAAACGCGGTTCAGTTGCGGACGAGAACGCCGGCAATTCGAAGGAGTTGAAGAGAAGTCAAAAAGCCCCCTCTTCTtcggccacggcggccaccgcggtgGTGGACAAGCCTCCGGTGGTGGAGCGCCTGCAGGTCGATCTCGTCCGTGACGTGTACTCGATCAACAAGCTCGCCATGCTCAGCAAGAAGACCGGCATGCTCatctgcggtggtggtgtcgtGAAGCATCACGTATGTAACGCCAACCTCATGCGCAATGGCGCCGACTTCACCATCATCCTGAACAACGGGCAGGAGTTCGACGGCTCTGACGCAGGTGCTAAACCCGAGGAGGCCCTTTCGTGGGGGAAGGTACGGATGGAAGGGGAGTTCGTGAAGGTGTATGGAGAGGTCAGCACGTAcctcccgctgctgttggCGGAGGTCTTCGTACccgcggtgcggcagcgtaGGGCAACGGAcgacgcgcagccgcgcaagAAGCGATACTCGCGAGGCCCGTATCCGTCGCAAGACGTCTCCGGGCACTCCCGCCCGTGTGCTGGAGAATGA
- a CDS encoding putative calpain-like cysteine peptidase, which translates to MSDSKTARHAPEHMSSGDDSIMATEDGAQARIDSTGGLRALSSAMSGGDNDHEPELNVLGTTGRDVHRRRPGQKEDVVVGNRRASRGVGLLPPVRQRVSDACENGSSGADETAGNAGTLTRPKGSVQEYVREKLQLQSEQGIRTCSRVRRPLCSILVKSGASGPKRGEGTNDSPRCDAGPRSNLDWDKSPNHRAFWKRTMSKQETDADLRCYTAHEYILAFYYHESKECDDSLELTTPDSSQRRRRERVARVVAEATPREEAERSKLKPKGSIPPNTRREMMTCATVEELYEQLMVCYRKAGVEKGYLDTLFMREVLSGRRQPRVHEMEKDDDLGENLSAPSDDEVAEAPKEVVQVVKPKRSKPAAVSRRSAEPTSLYEIMLEHMRAKTTPAFLHHNAIPLPTVRFLQKRGTIKLGNYSYVLHLWDDEEKGYLVTGVFDRKPGFAKQFKDSCTYAIYGLEMGRDWGMRFGELVLMRQHLAPGARKHFPEEGKLIRGHTVIRAASVLDIFDGRVCGIPSNLRELDYRRTGIHASVQALAHYNHLFPRWSPLRSIVHPQDIFGCPVVNPTGGLYCLSMVVNGATRMVKVDDRVPVEPESGLFRCLTSATFELYPALLEKGLLKANGCGINLALMESAAVLFQLCGWIPEVIRFRSAGGVEEPTVDGLMRPSEMWSVLMEGYNFGRLMMTLTAHWCAGRPPLTASERVMQSAQWFVTPVVYPVIDMITQRLSTTGEPTIRAIMLRDTTADPSRRKFEPPFKTSLTAEQLLDLGYMNAHREAGVFCVTWEEAIAHFDHCSINWSPFTYWDLPSGSEAPEDCTRLCCHGIYDMRDAGKHMARQPQFHICSQLVDRCTHLFLVFCPHAGDQSPLPHDNNMLDKTTVDKLSGGGAAVRLRVYEVTTLPSLAQCKMRDSRGRRVTCCFGDCQGRRIVSETEGPRGLQSLAVAQGNRNEFITLGFDCLPGTREYVVVMDVHDRHRPSRGKGTFPYTLTLFTCLDPLLERNPNKFPMSAIHAHHATLEQAKRVAMGGGFSHRDVVSADLNVNDLIEEEAQRKPPRRTITMHAIPEHPNIHSRTVQGLWSVPGSRTRTVLLPHDATHELLYTGTQYYFHLDRPSYFALRICQSRRVGPALSTVELKVLVVRRTGRDDMCTNEKDLPAERTAQTCGGGGAAGRGGKAYVPCSVQGIVMKGSDVVLSSGPWSLDGAVIDSVSPHTVLLDRNGVLVQNPRRLRQYYHTSFNVALSDRENKDKTNMSFFLLSRPDPNDQMRSVILQAFADGFLISPHTCNIGIKGNLIPHDTEVRAVLTSSNFAYELHGDEGHSVPFTQESAQRSLATPAPQLDLFIDVDLQSTAPARSTSFSSGSDASYALDRLRAVVRSALTSSPSQRLRLLRTLFSTMAFVRRTVKNESHRAFLTGLGGSIEAWVRWHQSLESPGVQAPVLSLPPLPEGDYIIIPCFKPVSDDKATELGKTRGVVAGDQSTLAFDITLSVPGRVVELIPTRNPVDGQGSTQAVQAQMHCEQTIPSAERLRPDVHSRHYGFISSLSRWISGSRKRA; encoded by the coding sequence ATGAGCGACTCCAAAACTGCACGCCACGCGCCGGAGCACATGAGCAGCGGTGATGACTCCATCATGGCTACTGAGGACGGAGCACAGGCGCGCATCGACTCCACAGGTGGCCTGCGTGCGCTTTCCTCTGCGATGAGTGGCGGCGACAACGACCATGAACCTGAGCTGAACGTGCTTGGCACCACCGGCAGAGACGTCCATCGCAGAAGACCTGGACAAAAGGAGGATGTTGTCGTGGGAAATCGGCGGGCCTCTCGCGGAGTGGGTCTCCTGCCTCCGGTGCGCCAACGCGTCAGTGACGCGTGCGAGAACGGCtcgagcggcgccgacgagaCCGCTGGCAACGCCGGCACCCTCACACGACCGAAGGGCTCCGTGCAGGAATACGTGCGCGAGAAATTGCAACTTCAAAGTGAGCAGGGGATTCGGACTTGCAGCAGGGTGCGGCGACCCCTCTGCTCCATCCTTGTGAAGTCAGGTGCATCGGGGCCTAAGCGGGGCGAGGGCACGAATGACAGTCCACGCTGCGACGCTGGGCCGCGTTCCAACCTTGACTGGGACAAGTCGCCGAACCACAGAGCCTTCTGGAAGAGAACTATGTCGAAGCAGGAGACCGACGCGGATCTGCGCTGCTACACCGCGCACGAGTACATCTTAGCCTTTTACTACCATGAGAGCAAGGAGTGCGACGACAGCCTAGAGTTGACTACCCCAGACAGCagccagcggcgacggcgcgagcgtgtggcgcgcgtggtggcggaggcgacgccacgcgaggaggcggagaggtcAAAGCTGAAGCCAAAGGGCTCCATCCCCCCAAACACGCGACGGGAGATGATGACGTGTGCCACGGTAGAGGAACTGTACGAGCAGCTGATGGTGTGCTACCGGAAGGCTGGGGTGGAAAAGGGCTATCTTGACACACTCTTCATGAGGGAGGTACTGAGCGgcagacggcagccgcgggtGCACGAAATGGAGAAGGACGACGACCTCGGCGAGAACTTGTCCGCCCCATCCGATGACGAGGTCGCGGAGGCGCcgaaggaggtggtgcaggtgGTCAAGCCGAAGCGGTCAAAACCGGCTGCGGTCAGCAGGCGCTCGGCGGAGCCGACAAGTCTCTACGAGATTATGCTGGAGCACATGCGGGCGAAGACGACGCCAGCCTTTCTGCACCACAACGCCATCCCGCTGCCAACGGTGCGTTTCCTCCAAAAGCGGGGCACCATCAAGCTGGGCAACTACTCATACGTGCTCCACCTCTGGGATGATGAAGAGAAGGGCTACCTCGTCACCGGCGTCTTCGACCGCAAGCCTGGGTTCGCAAAGCAGTTCAAGGACTCCTGCACGTACGCGATTTACGGCTTGGAAATGGGCCGGGACTGGGGCATGCGGTTCGGAGAGCTGGTGCTGATGCGGCAGCACCTGGCACCAGGGGCACGCAAGCACTTCCCTGAGGAGGGTAAGCTTATTCGCGGGCACACAGTGATTCGCGCTGCAAGCGTCTTAGACATCTTTGACGGCCGTGTGTGCGGCATCCCGTCCAACCTCAGGGAGCTGGATTACCGGCGCACCGGCATCCACGCGAGCGTGCAGGCCCTCGCCCACTATAACCATCTCTTCCCCCGCTGGAGTCCGCTGCGCAGCATTGTCCACCCACAGGACATCTTCGGCTGTCCGGTGGTGAACCCGACCGGGGGGTTATACTGCCTCTCCATGGTCGTGAATGGGGCGACGCGGATGGTGAAAGTGGACGACCGGGTGCCGGTGGAACCGGAGAGCGGACTCTTTCGTTGTCTCACGTCCGCCACGTTCGAGCTGTACCCGGCTCTGCTGGAGAAGGGGCTCCTCAAGGCAAACGGCTGTGGTATCAACCTCGCCCTTATGGAGAGCGCCGCGGTGTTGTTCCAGTTATGCGGGTGGATACCTGAGGTGATTCGCTTTCGCAGCGCCGGTGGAGTCGAGGAGCCTACCGTGGATGGTCTGATGCGGCCATCGGAGATGTGGTCGGTGCTGATGGAGGGCTACAACTTTGGGCGGCTCATGATGACCCTCACGGCGCACTGGTGTGCTGGCCGGCCGCCCCTCACGGCGTCGGAGCGGGTGATGCAGAGCGCGCAGTGGTTCGTGACACCGGTCGTGTATCCCGTGATCGACATGATCACGCAGCGCTTGAGCACCACCGGGGAGCCCACTATTCGCGCCATCATGCTGCGAGACACGACAGCGGATCCGTCAAGGCGAAAGTTCGAGCCACCCTTCAAGACCTCCCTCactgcggagcagctgctcgacctGGGCTACATGAACGCCCACCGCGAGGCCGGTGTCTTCTGCGTCACGTGGGAGGAGGCGATCGCACATTTTGATCACTGCAGCATCAACTGGAGCCCTTTCACGTACTGGGACCTTCCGAGCGGGTCTGAGGCGCCAGAGGACTGCACACGGCTGTGCTGCCACGGCATCTATGACATGCGCGACGCCGGGAAGCACAtggcgcggcagccgcagttTCACATTTGCTCGCAACTTGTCGACCGGTGCACGCACTTATTCCTCGTCTTCTGCCCACACGCGGGCGACCAGtccccgctgccgcacgaCAACAACATGCTTGACAAGACGACTGTAGATAAGCTATCCGGGGGCGGGGCAGCagtgcggctgcgcgtgtATGAGGtgacgacgctgccgtcTCTAGCGCAGTGCAAGATGCGCGACAGCCGTGGTCGTCGAGTGACGTGCTGCTTCGGAGACTGTCAAGGACGGCGCATCGTCAGCGAAACGGAAGGGCCGCGCGGACTGCAGTcactggcggtggcgcagggtAACCGCAACGAGTTCATCACACTCGGTTTCGACTGCCTGCCGGGCACGCGGGAGTACGTAGTCGTCATGGACGTGCACGACCGCCACCGGCCGTCCCGTGGTAAGGGCACTTTTCCGTACACCCTAACGCTCTTCACGTGTCTCGAtccgctgctggagcgcaaCCCCAACAAATTCCCGATGTCCGCCATACACGCTCACCACGCCACGCTGGAGCAGGCGAAGCGGGTGGCGATGGGTGGCGGCTTCTCACACCGGGACGTTGTTTCAGCAGACCTGAACGTCAATGACCtcatcgaggaggaggcgcagcgcaagccACCGAGGCGGACGATCACGATGCACGCCATCCCAGAGCACCCCAACATTCACTCCCGCACGGTGCAGGGTCTGTGGTCCGTGCCCGGGTCGCGCACGCGGacagtgctgctgccgcacgaCGCCACGCACGAGCTGTTGTACACGGGCACGCAGTACTACTTCCACCTTGACAGACCTTCTTACTTCGCCTTGCGCATCTGCCAGTCGAGGCGGGTCGGGCCGGCGCTCTCCACCGTCGAGCTGAAagtgctggtggtgcggcgaACCGGCAGAGATGACATGTGCACGAACGAGAAGGACCTGCCAGCCGAGCGCACAGCACAgacctgcggcggcggcggcgcagcgggaagaggaggcaagGCGTATGTGCCATGCTCTGTGCAGGGGATCGTTATGAAGGGCAGCGACGTTGTGCTGAGCAGCGGTCCCTGGtccctggacggcgcggtGATCGACAGTGTGTCACCACacacggtgctgctggatcGGAACGGCGTTCTTGTACAGAacccgcggcggctgcggcagtaCTACCACACCTCCTTCAACGTCGCTCTCTCCGACCGCGAAAACAAGGACAAGACGAACATGAGCTTCTTCCTCCTGTCTCGCCCGGACCCGAACGACCAAATGCGCTCCGTCATTCTGCAAGCCTTCGCGGACGGTTTTTTGATCTCGCCGCACACGTGCAACATCGGCATCAAGGGCAACCTCATACCGCACGACACGGAGGTGCGCGCCGTCCTCACGTCCTCGAACTTCGCCTACGAGTTGCACGGTGATGAGGGCCACTCCGTACCCTTCACGCAAGAGAGCGCACAGCGATcgctggcgacgccggcgccgcagctcgATCTGTTCATCGATGTGGACCTGCAGAGCACCGCACCGGCGAGAAGCACCTCATTCTCGTCCGGGTCAGACGCTAGTTACGCGCTTGATCGActgcgcgccgtcgtgcgctCCGCGCTGACGTCTAGTCCATCGCAGcgactgcggctgctgcgcaccctcTTCTCCACCATGGCATTTGTCCGCCGAACGGTCAAGAATGAAAGCCACCGCGCTTTTCTGACGGGGCTGGGCGGCTCAATCGAGGCGTGGGTGCGATGGCACCAGAGTCTGGAGTCGCCGGGGGTgcaggcgccggtgctgtccctgccgccgctgccggaggGAGACTACATCATCATCCCCTGCTTCAAGCCCGTGTCGGACGATAAGGCGACGGAGCTGGGGAAGACGCGTGGCGTTGTGGCGGGGGACCAAAGCACGCTGGCGTTCGACATCACCCTCAGCGTACCAGGTCGAGTTGTGGAGCTGATCCCGACTAGAAATCCAGTCGACGGGCAGGGTAGCACGCAAGCTGTGCAGGCGCAGATGCATTGCGAGCAGACCATTCCAAGCGCCGAACGCCTGCGTCCCGACGTACACAGTAGGCACTATGGCTTCATCTCTTCTCTTTCACGGTGGATATCTGGctcgaggaagagggcgTAG